One part of the Ralstonia pickettii genome encodes these proteins:
- a CDS encoding APC family permease, with protein sequence MDQPAKLNADSLGIVESVIMGIAGTAPAYSIEITTSTIIGTAGTQSPASILVCGLIMFGIAYAFINMNRALASAGTSYSWVSMVFGRALGFFAGWALLVLCCVFMVSAMIPAANATLLIFDRPMMNNVHYVTLIAAAWLTFVSVVVVKGIKLTSYVQVLMTIVEGVILLGIIVASFMVFPRTPQHPFSWVWFWPFAFTPKLFANGALVAIFFFYGWDVTMNLSEETRDANRTPGRAAFWSMVFLMVFFLVFIVITQLALSDAEIQHYNTNIIFAIAEKLFGPTWGYVAIVAVLLSTVGTVETQMLQFTRTLFAKSRDGALHARYARLHPVWRTPHIAIFFIWLTGLALLFVSSYLPTINVILHDSITAIGFQICFYLGLTGLACGWYYRKVLTQGPWVAITHVIWPVASGLFLFFIALYSIPTFDWVTNMVGMGGIAIGVIPLLLNRKKIWSARSA encoded by the coding sequence ATGGACCAACCCGCCAAGCTCAATGCCGATTCCCTGGGTATCGTTGAATCGGTGATCATGGGCATCGCCGGTACTGCCCCGGCCTACAGCATCGAGATCACGACTTCCACCATCATCGGGACGGCCGGCACGCAGTCGCCGGCCAGCATCCTGGTGTGCGGGCTCATCATGTTTGGCATCGCGTACGCGTTCATCAACATGAACCGTGCCCTGGCGAGTGCCGGCACCTCGTATTCGTGGGTGAGCATGGTATTCGGGCGCGCGCTCGGCTTCTTTGCTGGGTGGGCCCTGCTGGTGCTGTGCTGTGTGTTCATGGTGTCCGCCATGATTCCGGCGGCAAATGCCACGCTGCTCATCTTTGATCGGCCCATGATGAACAACGTGCACTACGTGACGTTGATCGCGGCGGCATGGCTCACGTTTGTCAGCGTGGTAGTCGTCAAGGGCATCAAGCTCACCAGCTACGTGCAGGTGCTGATGACGATTGTCGAGGGTGTCATCCTGCTGGGGATCATCGTCGCGAGTTTCATGGTGTTTCCGCGTACGCCGCAGCACCCGTTCTCGTGGGTCTGGTTCTGGCCTTTCGCGTTCACACCCAAGCTGTTTGCCAACGGCGCGTTGGTGGCGATCTTCTTCTTTTACGGCTGGGACGTGACGATGAACCTCAGCGAAGAGACGCGCGACGCGAACCGTACGCCCGGCCGTGCCGCGTTCTGGTCGATGGTGTTCTTGATGGTGTTCTTCCTTGTCTTCATCGTCATCACGCAGCTTGCGCTGTCCGATGCCGAGATCCAGCACTACAACACGAACATCATCTTCGCCATTGCAGAGAAGCTGTTTGGGCCGACCTGGGGCTACGTCGCGATCGTCGCGGTCTTGCTGAGCACGGTGGGCACGGTCGAAACCCAGATGCTGCAGTTCACGCGCACGCTCTTTGCCAAGAGCCGCGACGGCGCACTGCACGCACGCTATGCGCGCCTGCATCCGGTTTGGCGCACGCCGCACATCGCCATCTTCTTCATCTGGCTGACGGGGCTCGCACTGCTGTTCGTGTCGTCCTATCTGCCGACGATCAACGTCATCCTGCACGATTCGATTACCGCCATCGGCTTCCAGATCTGCTTCTACCTGGGGCTCACGGGGCTGGCCTGCGGCTGGTACTACCGCAAGGTGCTGACGCAGGGGCCATGGGTCGCCATCACCCATGTCATCTGGCCGGTGGCTAGTGGGCTCTTCCTCTTCTTCATCGCGCTCTACAGCATCCCGACCTTCGACTGGGTCACCAATATGGTGGGCATGGGCGGCATCGCCATCGGTGTCATTCCGCTGCTGCTGAACCGTAAAAAGATCTGGTCGGCTCGCTCCGCCTGA
- a CDS encoding Hsp20/alpha crystallin family protein produces MSDLFFGTDLLGEFDRLQRQMATLFAGAPASLRATRLGTFPPVNIGSTDDSVEIVAFAPGLDPAQIDVSIDKGLLTISGERKRPDFEMTDDTRVYADERFTGAFRRVIELPQDVDPDKVNARYVNGCLTISVGKSEASKPRQITVQG; encoded by the coding sequence ATGAGCGATCTGTTTTTTGGCACCGATCTGCTGGGCGAATTTGATCGCCTGCAACGGCAGATGGCCACTCTCTTTGCGGGTGCACCCGCCAGCCTGCGCGCCACACGCCTGGGCACCTTTCCACCCGTCAACATTGGCAGCACCGATGACTCGGTCGAGATCGTCGCATTCGCCCCGGGGCTCGACCCCGCGCAAATCGACGTCTCGATCGACAAGGGGCTGCTGACGATCAGCGGCGAGCGCAAGCGCCCGGATTTCGAGATGACCGACGACACGCGCGTGTATGCCGACGAGCGTTTCACCGGCGCGTTCCGTCGCGTGATTGAGTTGCCACAGGATGTCGACCCCGACAAGGTCAATGCACGGTACGTCAACGGCTGCCTGACCATCAGCGTCGGCAAGTCGGAGGCATCGAAGCCGCGTCAGATCACAGTGCAAGGCTGA
- a CDS encoding co-chaperone GroES has protein sequence MKIRPLYDRVIVKRIEQQRTTASGIVIPDSAAEKPEQGEVIAVGTGRLLQDGTQRELQLKVGDQVLFGKYAGQTVKVDGEELLVMREEDVMGVIETHAEAVAKAA, from the coding sequence ATGAAGATTCGTCCCCTCTACGACCGGGTTATCGTCAAGCGAATCGAACAGCAACGGACGACGGCCTCGGGCATCGTGATTCCTGATTCCGCCGCAGAAAAGCCCGAGCAGGGTGAAGTCATCGCGGTCGGCACGGGCCGCCTGCTTCAGGACGGCACGCAGCGCGAACTCCAATTGAAGGTCGGTGACCAGGTGCTGTTCGGCAAGTACGCCGGGCAGACCGTCAAGGTCGATGGCGAGGAACTCCTCGTCATGCGTGAAGAAGACGTCATGGGCGTCATCGAAACCCACGCCGAGGCGGTTGCCAAGGCCGCCTGA
- the groL gene encoding chaperonin GroEL (60 kDa chaperone family; promotes refolding of misfolded polypeptides especially under stressful conditions; forms two stacked rings of heptamers to form a barrel-shaped 14mer; ends can be capped by GroES; misfolded proteins enter the barrel where they are refolded when GroES binds): protein MSAKDVKFHDSARVRIVKGVNVLADAVKVTLGPKGRNVVIERSFGAPTITKDGVSVAKEIELKDRFENMGAQMVKQVASKTADIAGDGTTTATVLAQAIVQEGMKHVAAGMNPMDLKRGIDKAVAAVLDELRNLSKPISTNREIAQVGSISANSDEAIGKIIAEAMEKVGKEGVITVEDGKSLDNELDVVEGMQFDRGYVSPYFINDPEKQAAYLDDALILLHDKKISNIRDLLPILEAASKAGKPLLIVAEDVESEALATLVVNAMRGILKVAAVKAPGFGDRRKAMLEDIAVLTGATVISEETGKQLQKATLEDLGRAKRVEVRKDDTIIIDGAGDQVSIDARVKSIRVQIDEATSDYDREKLQERVAKLAGGVAVIKVGAATEVEMKEKKDRVDDALHATRAAVEEGIVPGGGVALLRARSAVLNLKGANSDQDAGIRIVQHALEAPLRAIVANAGEEPSVVIAKVAEGKGNYGYNAATGEYGDLVEAGVVDPTKVTRTALQNAASVAGLILTTDATIAEAPKEDKPAQVPAPELDY, encoded by the coding sequence ATGAGTGCAAAAGACGTCAAGTTCCACGACAGCGCGCGCGTCCGTATCGTCAAGGGCGTGAATGTTCTTGCCGATGCCGTGAAGGTGACGCTCGGGCCCAAGGGCCGCAACGTGGTCATCGAGCGCAGCTTTGGCGCCCCGACCATCACCAAGGACGGCGTGTCGGTCGCCAAGGAAATCGAGCTGAAGGACCGCTTCGAAAACATGGGCGCGCAGATGGTCAAGCAGGTCGCGTCCAAGACCGCGGACATTGCCGGTGACGGCACCACCACGGCCACCGTGCTGGCCCAGGCCATCGTGCAGGAAGGCATGAAGCACGTGGCGGCCGGCATGAACCCGATGGATCTCAAGCGCGGTATCGACAAGGCCGTGGCCGCCGTGCTTGATGAGCTTCGCAATCTGTCGAAGCCGATTTCGACCAACCGCGAAATCGCCCAGGTGGGCTCCATTTCGGCCAACTCGGACGAAGCCATCGGCAAGATCATCGCCGAGGCCATGGAGAAGGTCGGCAAGGAAGGCGTCATTACAGTCGAGGACGGCAAGTCGCTCGACAACGAGCTGGACGTGGTCGAAGGGATGCAGTTCGACCGCGGCTATGTCAGCCCGTATTTCATCAACGACCCCGAAAAGCAGGCGGCCTATCTGGACGACGCGCTGATCCTGCTGCACGACAAGAAGATCTCGAATATCCGCGACCTCCTGCCGATCCTGGAAGCGGCATCGAAGGCCGGTAAGCCGCTGCTGATCGTGGCGGAGGATGTCGAGAGCGAAGCCCTGGCCACCCTGGTCGTCAATGCAATGCGCGGCATCCTGAAGGTCGCCGCCGTCAAGGCGCCCGGATTTGGCGACCGCCGCAAGGCCATGCTCGAAGACATCGCCGTGCTCACCGGCGCAACCGTCATCTCTGAGGAAACCGGCAAGCAGCTCCAGAAGGCTACGTTGGAGGACCTCGGCCGGGCCAAGCGCGTGGAGGTCCGCAAGGACGACACCATCATCATCGACGGTGCCGGCGACCAGGTCAGCATCGATGCCCGCGTCAAGTCCATCCGCGTGCAGATCGACGAGGCCACAAGCGACTACGACCGCGAGAAGCTGCAGGAACGGGTGGCGAAGCTTGCCGGCGGCGTTGCGGTCATCAAGGTGGGCGCAGCCACCGAAGTCGAGATGAAGGAGAAGAAGGACCGTGTCGACGATGCCTTGCACGCCACCCGCGCGGCTGTGGAAGAGGGCATCGTTCCGGGCGGTGGCGTGGCCCTGCTGCGCGCCCGCTCTGCAGTGCTGAACCTGAAGGGCGCGAACAGCGATCAGGATGCCGGCATCCGCATCGTGCAGCACGCGCTGGAGGCACCGCTGCGCGCCATCGTCGCCAACGCTGGTGAAGAGCCGTCCGTCGTCATTGCGAAGGTCGCCGAAGGCAAGGGCAACTACGGCTACAACGCGGCCACCGGAGAGTACGGCGACCTCGTGGAAGCGGGTGTCGTCGACCCGACCAAGGTGACGCGCACCGCGTTGCAGAACGCCGCGTCTGTCGCCGGGCTAATCCTGACCACGGATGCGACCATTGCGGAGGCACCGAAGGAAGACAAGCCCGCGCAAGTGCCGGCGCCTGAGCTGGACTACTGA
- a CDS encoding Hsp20/alpha crystallin family protein, whose protein sequence is MNDTTQLATQAQPGKTAVAKQPGEQPAARQTHLAPPVDIFENRQGITLFADLPGVPREKLDVRVQDGTLTVDAELMVPTPQGLRLQHGEVRHPHFSRTFVLSPDFDASRIDAQLRDGVLKLTIPRRDEAKPRRIEVQAG, encoded by the coding sequence ATGAACGACACCACACAATTGGCGACCCAGGCGCAGCCGGGTAAGACCGCGGTTGCAAAGCAGCCAGGCGAACAGCCCGCCGCACGGCAGACGCATCTGGCACCGCCTGTTGACATCTTCGAAAACCGCCAGGGCATCACGCTGTTTGCCGACCTGCCGGGCGTGCCGCGCGAGAAGCTCGATGTTCGCGTACAGGATGGCACCCTCACGGTCGATGCCGAGCTGATGGTGCCTACGCCGCAGGGTCTGCGGCTGCAGCATGGCGAAGTCCGACACCCGCATTTCTCGCGCACCTTTGTGCTGAGCCCGGACTTTGACGCATCGCGCATCGACGCTCAACTGCGCGACGGGGTTCTCAAGCTGACGATCCCGCGCCGCGATGAAGCGAAGCCGCGGCGTATTGAAGTCCAGGCCGGCTGA
- a CDS encoding PAS domain-containing sensor histidine kinase, whose translation MDTNADRLRKPASDAAIAHVPVEERYRTLVDAIQDYAIFLLDPTGHIASWNAGAQRIKGYHADEIIGQHFSVFYPAEAIAQNYPGEELKRAAALGRWEDEGWRIRKDGSRFWANVVITALRDEDGDLIGFAKVTRDLTERERLKQLEYASELASRVEATREEEKKRIARELHDDLGQQLTALKMIITGLLADDSTTPEALAYARERTLAMSHAIDHALASVRRLAAGLRPTILDDLGLLPALDWLVTDFGQHTGLRVALICNTHTVAFNDAASTALFRIVQEGLTNVARHATSATKVVVDLRCDRANCELAIHNDGAVVTHSTKPAAGRPPSSGIAGIRERVRRLGGTFAAGPLAQGGYRIQLSIPRKAIALDVPSGQ comes from the coding sequence ATGGATACCAACGCAGACAGATTGCGAAAACCGGCAAGCGATGCAGCCATCGCCCACGTGCCCGTGGAGGAGCGTTATCGCACCTTGGTCGACGCGATACAGGACTATGCAATCTTCCTCCTGGATCCCACAGGTCACATCGCAAGTTGGAATGCCGGTGCCCAACGCATCAAGGGCTATCACGCCGACGAAATCATCGGCCAGCACTTTTCGGTCTTCTATCCTGCCGAGGCAATTGCGCAGAACTATCCGGGCGAAGAACTCAAACGTGCGGCCGCCCTTGGCCGCTGGGAAGACGAAGGATGGCGCATCCGCAAGGACGGCTCGCGCTTCTGGGCCAACGTGGTGATCACTGCCCTGCGGGATGAAGACGGCGACCTGATCGGCTTTGCCAAGGTCACCCGGGACCTGACCGAGCGCGAGCGGCTCAAGCAGCTCGAGTACGCGAGCGAGCTGGCATCCCGGGTCGAAGCCACTCGCGAAGAAGAAAAGAAGCGTATTGCACGCGAGCTTCATGATGACCTCGGGCAGCAATTGACTGCGCTGAAGATGATCATCACCGGCCTGCTTGCAGATGACAGCACCACGCCGGAAGCCCTGGCATACGCGCGCGAAAGAACACTGGCGATGAGCCATGCTATCGACCACGCGCTCGCGTCGGTCCGGCGTCTTGCCGCGGGCCTGCGGCCGACCATACTCGACGACCTGGGGCTGCTGCCCGCGCTCGACTGGCTCGTCACCGATTTCGGACAACATACCGGCCTGCGGGTCGCGCTGATCTGCAATACGCATACGGTGGCGTTCAATGACGCCGCCTCCACCGCGCTGTTCAGGATCGTGCAGGAAGGTCTGACCAACGTTGCCCGGCATGCGACGTCGGCAACGAAAGTCGTGGTCGATCTCCGATGCGACCGGGCAAATTGCGAGCTGGCGATTCACAACGATGGCGCCGTCGTCACGCACTCCACCAAACCCGCAGCCGGGCGGCCGCCGTCATCGGGGATCGCCGGCATCCGCGAGCGCGTGCGCCGCCTGGGAGGGACTTTCGCGGCGGGGCCACTCGCACAGGGCGGCTACCGTATCCAGCTTTCGATTCCGCGGAAAGCGATTGCCCTCGATGTGCCATCCGGTCAGTAG